In Embleya scabrispora, the DNA window CGCGCCGACCTGGAGACCCTCCTGCGCCGGTTCTACCGAGCCGCCTTCGCGGACCCCCTCATCGGCGCCCACTTCACCGAGATCGCGGGCACCGACCTCGAGACCCACCTGCCGCGGATCACCGACTTCTGGGATCGCGCCCTGCTACGCGGCGCCGACTACCGAGGCGACCCGCTCGCCGTCCACCGCGCCCTGCACGAGGCCGCCCCCCTGACCGCCCGCCACTTCGGCCGCTGGCTCCAGCTGTGGCACGCCACGGTGGACGGCGCCCACACGGGCACCCGCGCGGAGCGCGCCAAATCCCAGGCCGAACGCATCGCCCAAGCCATGCTCCGCCGCCTCCCCACCCCCGACACGCCGGCCGAGCGGCCCCGAGGCGGCTTCATCCCGCTGAGCACCCTGCACCTGCGCCACCCCGACACCGGACACAACGCGCCGGGCTCGGCCCCCACGGCGCGCTCGCGGCGAGAGGCCGATCGCGCCCGCTGACCCGGCGGGCGGCGCGTGGCGCGGCCGGCGGCGGCCGAGGACTCAGACCGTGACCGTGACCGTGTAGCGCCCGGGCGTCGGCGTGGTGATGCGGGCCGTGTCGTCGCGTTGCTCCGTGCGGGCGCGGCCGGGGCCCGACACCCGGACCGTCGGGGGCTTGGCGTACACCTCCTTCGGGAGGGTGATCTCCGTGGGCGCGTCGGCGCCTCGGCGGGTGGTGAAGGTCAGCGTGTAGGTGCGGGTGTCCGCGTCGTAGCGGTAGCTCTCCGGGTTTCCGGCCACGACGCGCGCAAAGGGCTGGATCAGCAGCCTGTTGTTGGGCTTCATGCGGCCGTCGGCGTCGAAGGTGCAGTAGCCGCCGCCGTCGCACCACTGCCAGCCGGCCCAGCCGGTGCCGAAGCGGTCCATGGCGGCGGTCATGCGCCGGTAGAACAGCGCGATGTTGGGCAGCGACTGGTCGGGCGGGCCCCACTCGCCCACGATCAGCGGGAGTTCGTTCGCCCTGGGATAGGCGGTGATCGCGGCCTCGTAGTTCTCGATGAAGCCGCCGGCCGGGTCGTAGTCGGCGCCGGTCTCCATCGCGCTCTCGTAGAAGTGCGGGGCATAGGCGACCTTGTCGTCGCTGATCGGGCCGAGCGCGGTGGGCACGCCGAGGCCGACGATCGGGGTCGGCTCGACGAAGATCCAGTTGCGCCGGTCGACGAGGCGAATGGCGTCGGCGAGCCGATTCCACGTGTCGGTGATCTGCGTCGATTCGAGCCGGGCGGCGGCGGTGGGGATGTCCTCGCCGTCGCGGAAGCGGCCCATCGGCTCGTTCATCAGGTCGTAGCCGAGCACCGCGGGATGCCGGCCGAAGGCCGCGGCGACCCTGGTCCACATGGCCGCCTGCGCGCGCCGCAGATCACGATCCTCATACAGATGATCGAACGCGGCCTGCACGCCGGGCGTGTAGTACTCGGCGAACCAGTCGCCGGGCACCGGCTCGTACGGCAGGCCCTCGTCGCGCGTGGTCCACTCGGGATTGCCGCGGTGATCGGAGAAGTACGGCCCGTACACGTCCTGGTGCGCGTCGAGGATCACCTTGACGCGGTACTTGTCGGCCCAGTCGAGAATGCGGCCGACGCGGGCGAGATAGTCGCGGTCGTACCGGCCCGGACGCGGCTCCAGGTCGTCCCAGAAGAACAACACCCGGGCGAGGTTGAAGCCGCGCGAGGACAGTTCGCGGAACTGGTTCTCGGTGACGTCCTCGAACGCCCGCGCGCCGCGGTGTGCCTTGTCGCCGATGTTGAAGCCGCGCCACTGGGTGGCCCGCCCGTGCTCGTCGGCGATGAAGGTGCGCTCGCCGACGGTGATCTTGTCGGGGCCGCGGCCGTGGTGCCCGCCCTGCGCGTACGCCGGGCCGGGCAGACCCGCCAGGAGCAGGCCGCAGGCCAGTGTCGCGGCGCCGAGCAGTCGGGTGCGGATGGGGACGCGCATGGAACCTCCGTCGGAACGAGGGGGAGGGGACGGGGAAGGCGTGCGTGGAGGCGCGGGCCGGATACCGCGCCTCGCGGAGCCGGACTCTACTGACTGGTAGTCGCGATGGACAGGGCCTTCGACCCGCGCGGGGCGCACAGGGTGTCGCCGTGCGCGCATAGGGTGTGCGGCATGAGTGCCAGCCCCTCCGAAGCCGCCGACATCGTGTCGGCCGATGTCGATCCCGCCGCCGCGCCGAGTGTCACGGTGCCCGCCCAGGCCGGTGCGCCGGAGTCGCGGCCGCCGGTGTCGTTGTCGCCGTCGCGGGCCGCCGACTTCATGCAGTGCCCACTGCTGTATCGGCTGCGGGTGATCGACAAGCTGCCGGAGAAGCCGAGCGCGGCGGCCACGCGCGGCACGGTGGTGCACACCGTCCTGGAGAAGCTGTTCGACCTCCCCAGCGGGCAGCGCACGCCGGAGCGGGCGGTGGCGATGGTGCGGCCGGCGTGGGACGCGCTGTTGGCCGAGCGGCCGGAGCTGGCCGAGTTGTTCGGCGAGGACGCCGCGGGACTGGGCACGTGGCTGGCCGACGCCGACAAGCTGGTGGAGCGCTACTTCACGCTGGAGGACCCCAACCGCCTGGAGCCCGCCCGGCGCGAGCTCTACGTGCAGACCACGCTGGAGGACGGCCTGGTGCTGCGCGGGGTCGTGGACCGGCTCGACGTGGCGCCGGCGGGCGATCTGCGGGTGGTGGACTACAAGACGGGCAAGGCGCCGTCGCCGATGTTCCAGGACAAGCCGCTGTTCCAGATGAAGTTCTACGCCCTGGTGTTGTGGCGCCAACACGGCCGGGTGCCGCGCCGGTTGCAACTGGTCTACCTGGGCAGCGGCGACGTGATCACCTACGACCCGGACGAGGGCGAACTGCTCGCGGTCGAGCGCAAGCTGCGCGCGCTGTGGGAGGCGATCGACCTGGCCACGCGCACGGGCCAGTGGCTGCCGCGCAGGTCGAAGTTGTGCGGCTGGTGCGACCACCGGGAGGTGTGCCCCGAGTTCGGTGGCACACCCCCGGTGTATCCGCTGCCGGTGGTGCCGGCCCCGTAGCGGTCCGGCCGGGCCGGGCGGGGCGCTCAGATGGCGCCGGGGCGCACCAGGCCGCTCTCGTAGGCGTAGACGGCGGCCTGGACCCGGTCGCGCAGGCCGAGTTTGGTCAGCACGTGGCCCACATGCGTCTTGACGGTGGTCTCGCTGACGTACAACTCGGCGGCGATCTCCGCGTTGGACATCCCGCGCGCGACCAGGCGCAGCACCTCCACCTCGCGCTCGGTGAGCATCGCGAGCGTGTCGGGGGTGGGGTCCTCGGCGGAGGGCAGCCGGGCGGCGTACATGTCGAGCAGGCGCCGGGTGATGCTGGGCGCGAGCAGCGCCTCGCCCTCGGCGATGACCCGGATGGCGGCGACGAGGTCGTCGGCGGGCACGTCCTTGAGGAGGAAGCCGCTGGCTCCCGCGCGCAGCGCCTCGACCACGTACTCGTCGAGGTCGAACGTGGTGAGCACCAGGACGCGGGCGGCGTTCTCCCCGTCGCGGCCCGATCCGGCGATCCGGCGGGTGGCCTCGACGCCGTCCATCCGGGGCATGCGGATGTCCATCAGCACCACGTCGGGCTGTAGGGCGCGGACCTGTTCGACGGCCTGTTCGCCGTCGGCGGCCTCGCCGACGACGGCGATGTCGGGCTCGGCCTCCAGGATCATCCGGAAGCCGGTGCGCAGCAGCGGCTGATCGTCGACCAGGATGACGCGGATCGTCATGGGCGGGTCTGCTCCAGTCGGTCGGGGGCGACACCGTCCGGCGGGGCGGCGGTGTCGGTGGGGTTCGTGGCGGACAGGGGGATGCGGGCGAGGACTTCGAAGCCGTCCTGGGCGCGGGGTCCCGCGTACAGGCGTCCACCGTAGAGGGAGACCCTCTCACGCATGCCGAGCAGGCCGTGTCCGGTGCGCTCGCCCGTGGGCGCGGTGCTGCCGCCGCGGCCGTCGTCGGCGACGCGCACCAGCAGTTCGGTGCGGCTGTAGCGCAGCAGCACCCGGGCCTCGGCGGGGCCGGCGTGCTTGAGCGTGTTCGTGAGGGCTTCCTGGACGATCCGGTAGGCGGCCAGGTCGATGCCGGGCGGCAGGGCGCAGGGGGCGCCCTCCAGGGACAGCTCGACGGGCAGCCCGGCCTCGCGGACCTGGGTGACGAGGGTGTCGAGTTGGTCCAGGCCGGGCTGGGGGGCGTTGTGTCCCTCGTTGGGACCGCCGACGGCGTCGGTGGTGTCGCGCAGGATGCCGACGAGGCGGCGCATCTCGACGAGGGCGCCGCGGCCGGTCTGTTCCACGGCCGCCATCGCCTCCTTCGCCCGGTCGGGGTTGCGCGCGACCATGCGCTGCGCGGCGGAGGCCTGCACGGTCATCACCGAGACGTGGTGGGCGACGACGTCGTGCAGTTCGCGGGCGATGCGGCCGCGCTCCTCGGCGATCGCCGCGCGGGTGTCGGCTTCGCGGGTGCGCTCCAGGCGCTCGGCGCGGGCCTCGAGCTCGGCGGTGTAGGCGCGGCGGAAGCCGACGCTGCGGGCGAAGGCCCAGACGGCGAAGATCGCGGCGAGGTTGGCCACCACGTCGAGGAAGACGACGTCGCTGTCGCGCAGCGCGAGCCAGACGACGGTGGCGCTCTCGGTGAAGCCGAGCGCGACGGCGGCCGGCACCCGGGAGCGGCCGACGGCGACCGCGTACAGCGCGACGATCTGGCCGATGCCGGCGCCCGCGGACTCGTAGTGCGCGCCGGCGAGGAGCAGCCCGGCGGCGCTGACCGCGACGAGCACCCGCAGCGAGTGTGCGCCGCGCCACAGCAGCGGCACGGCGGTCAGCAGGGCGAGCAGCACGCCCCACACGTCGGGGTCGCGCACCTCGCGCAGGCCGAGCTCGCGAAAGTACAGGCCGCCGACGGCGAACACCGACAGCAGGACCACCAGGGCCAGGTCGAGCACGGTGGGGCGCGGCCACGGCTGACGCGCGTCGCGGCCGAGTTCGTGGACGATGTCGGCGAGGCGGGCCCGTGGTCGCACGACCCGGGGCGCGAGGTCGCTCGGGGCGGGTCGGTCTGAGGTCCCGGCGGGGGTGTCCGGGTCGGGGGTCACGGCGCGCACGTCTCTTACGGTAGGGCCCCCGGCCGGGGGTTTTGACCCCCCGGGGGCCCGGTCTCGTCCCCTGGGAGGAGCGGTGGGGCGATCTCCTCCCAGGGGCGGAGTCGCGGTCCGTACTCAACGGTGTGGCGGGGCGCGCGAGGGAGTGCGGGACAACGCGAGGGACTTCCCTGAAGCCCCGCCCTTTCCGATCGCGAACACTGGACATCACACGGGGAACCCGGCAACGGGAACCACGGGCAGTACTACGGGGGTAGTACTACGGGGGTCCGATTCCTTCGGGGATCGGGCGGAGCACGACCGGGAGGCCTCTCGGCGGTCACGGGGACGGGGGAAACCGCCGCCGGGAGGTCGACAGGACCGACGGGGAACTGCGGGTCGGAGCACGGGGGCTCCGATTCGGGGGAGCACGGGAACCGCGATTCGGGGGAATCGCGGGGACCGGACCCGGGAGTAGGGCAACCGCGGTTCGGGGGAACCGCGGGGAACCGGGAAACAGTACGGGGGCAACACGGGGATGTGGGAGCGGGCGGGCCTTCGGGCCCGCCCGCTCCCACCTGTTTGCGGGTGTGCCGGCCGCGGGCGCGGCGGCGCCGCCCGTCAGCGGGCGACGCGGGCCCGGGCCAGGTCGCGCAGATACGCGAGGTCGACCTCTTCGAGGGAGCCGACCACGGTGCGCGTGGGCGCGGGCGGGATGGGCGTCATGCTCGGCACGGCCAGCACGGCACACCCGGCGGCCTCGCCGGCGGCGATCCCGGTGGGCGAGTCCTCGACGACCACGCAGGCCCAGGGTTCGGCGTCGAGCCGGCGGGCCGCGGTCAGGTACGGGTCGGGGTGCGGCTTGGTGCGCGCGATCTCGTCGCCGGCGAGGGTGAGGCGGAAGTGGTGCGCGCCG includes these proteins:
- a CDS encoding response regulator; translated protein: MTIRVILVDDQPLLRTGFRMILEAEPDIAVVGEAADGEQAVEQVRALQPDVVLMDIRMPRMDGVEATRRIAGSGRDGENAARVLVLTTFDLDEYVVEALRAGASGFLLKDVPADDLVAAIRVIAEGEALLAPSITRRLLDMYAARLPSAEDPTPDTLAMLTEREVEVLRLVARGMSNAEIAAELYVSETTVKTHVGHVLTKLGLRDRVQAAVYAYESGLVRPGAI
- a CDS encoding cellulase family glycosylhydrolase, with protein sequence MRVPIRTRLLGAATLACGLLLAGLPGPAYAQGGHHGRGPDKITVGERTFIADEHGRATQWRGFNIGDKAHRGARAFEDVTENQFRELSSRGFNLARVLFFWDDLEPRPGRYDRDYLARVGRILDWADKYRVKVILDAHQDVYGPYFSDHRGNPEWTTRDEGLPYEPVPGDWFAEYYTPGVQAAFDHLYEDRDLRRAQAAMWTRVAAAFGRHPAVLGYDLMNEPMGRFRDGEDIPTAAARLESTQITDTWNRLADAIRLVDRRNWIFVEPTPIVGLGVPTALGPISDDKVAYAPHFYESAMETGADYDPAGGFIENYEAAITAYPRANELPLIVGEWGPPDQSLPNIALFYRRMTAAMDRFGTGWAGWQWCDGGGYCTFDADGRMKPNNRLLIQPFARVVAGNPESYRYDADTRTYTLTFTTRRGADAPTEITLPKEVYAKPPTVRVSGPGRARTEQRDDTARITTPTPGRYTVTVTV
- a CDS encoding group III truncated hemoglobin, which translates into the protein MKPAHPTRLDLGLRARTEGPAAAAGPTVKPARHPDIETRADLETLLRRFYRAAFADPLIGAHFTEIAGTDLETHLPRITDFWDRALLRGADYRGDPLAVHRALHEAAPLTARHFGRWLQLWHATVDGAHTGTRAERAKSQAERIAQAMLRRLPTPDTPAERPRGGFIPLSTLHLRHPDTGHNAPGSAPTARSRREADRAR
- a CDS encoding RecB family exonuclease yields the protein MSASPSEAADIVSADVDPAAAPSVTVPAQAGAPESRPPVSLSPSRAADFMQCPLLYRLRVIDKLPEKPSAAATRGTVVHTVLEKLFDLPSGQRTPERAVAMVRPAWDALLAERPELAELFGEDAAGLGTWLADADKLVERYFTLEDPNRLEPARRELYVQTTLEDGLVLRGVVDRLDVAPAGDLRVVDYKTGKAPSPMFQDKPLFQMKFYALVLWRQHGRVPRRLQLVYLGSGDVITYDPDEGELLAVERKLRALWEAIDLATRTGQWLPRRSKLCGWCDHREVCPEFGGTPPVYPLPVVPAP
- a CDS encoding sensor histidine kinase, with translation MRAVTPDPDTPAGTSDRPAPSDLAPRVVRPRARLADIVHELGRDARQPWPRPTVLDLALVVLLSVFAVGGLYFRELGLREVRDPDVWGVLLALLTAVPLLWRGAHSLRVLVAVSAAGLLLAGAHYESAGAGIGQIVALYAVAVGRSRVPAAVALGFTESATVVWLALRDSDVVFLDVVANLAAIFAVWAFARSVGFRRAYTAELEARAERLERTREADTRAAIAEERGRIARELHDVVAHHVSVMTVQASAAQRMVARNPDRAKEAMAAVEQTGRGALVEMRRLVGILRDTTDAVGGPNEGHNAPQPGLDQLDTLVTQVREAGLPVELSLEGAPCALPPGIDLAAYRIVQEALTNTLKHAGPAEARVLLRYSRTELLVRVADDGRGGSTAPTGERTGHGLLGMRERVSLYGGRLYAGPRAQDGFEVLARIPLSATNPTDTAAPPDGVAPDRLEQTRP